The genomic stretch AAGTAACGGGATTAACCCCAAGCCATTTCAGGAATTTACGGGGGGAGAACCGGAAGCCATTGGATGAAGTGAAATAGGCATAGCAAAAATTAAAAGTGAATTGGAATCCGCGCTTTTGTTCCCTGACAGAGGCCCTTATTTTTGTGTGCTATACAGGAGCGTTAAAAACACTGAATTATATAAACCCTTTCCCCAATCCTGTAACAACCCCGACGCAGACAGCAGTAGCTTTGTAGTATAAAATCAAACAAAATGACACATCAATATCTTGTCAAAGGCATCAGCTGCGCAGGTTGTATCGATAATGTAACAAAGGCTTTACTCAATGTGCCCGGCGTACTCAGCGCTACTGTACAGAAAGAAGCGCCTCAGGCCACCGTGACTATGGAACAGCCTATTGATACCAGCATCTTGCAGGAAGCAGTTAAACAATACGGAAAATACGAGTTGAGCGAAAACTAAGATAAAAGGATCAACAGTCATCTTTGTGGCGCTATGATCAATAAGAGCAGCGCCCAAAGCGGAACAGATCAACAGAGGAACGCATTACCAGCACCGGCTTCACCAGCTGAATCAGTATCAGCACCTGGTGAAGCCTTTTTTATTTTACTGACCGGTGGTTCAATTCACCTGTCAGCGCTGTGTAATTCTATAACCGCTATTTATCAATAAACGGATCAATTATACCGCCAATCTTTTCTCCCGCCACCTTTAAATAGTTCTTCCGTGCCTGCATACTCTTTGGCCTTTAACCGGCTGCAGGTATTCCCAATTGTATTTTATCTTCCCAACACAGGCAGACCAGGAGTTTTTCCCATATACGCCTTGTAATCCGATCGCGCCTGCCACCTGTTCATGGCGGCTCACCAGTTATTTTCAGCCACCCACCTGAACACCCTCGGCGACTATTTGTTTTGCATCCAAAAAAATAAATCATACATTTGTCTAAATATAAATTTAGACATGCCTAAAAATAATTTAAGTTGGCTCAAAACCAATTTATGGATTACCCCTGTTTTATCAGCCTTTTCCTTGTTCCTCTGCCTCCCTGCTCATGCGGAAGGCCCACGCAATGCATATAGCGCTACAGATACCAGTATCGCCATTCGGGGTACTATCCGCGATAAACAGACGGCAGAACCACTGGCCGGGGCAGTCATAGCTTATGGTAGCAGGAAAGCGCTGGCCGACAGGAACGGCCGCTTTACCATAACCCTGACTGCTGCTACTGATTCACTCATTTTCAGCATGACCGGTTATAAAGGGGACACCCTTGCGCCCGCACAGCTTACTACTAACCTCAGCATACTGCTGCAACCGACCGCCGGCCTGCTCCAGGATGTGGTGGTTACCGGCACTATGAAAGCGGTCCTGAAAACCGCCAGCCCGGTACCTGTGGAAGTATATACCCCGCAGTTCTTTCGCAAAAATCCAACGCCTACCATCTTCGATGCCCTGCAGCTGGTAAACGGGGTTCGTCCCCAGCTGAATTGTAACATCTGCAATACAGGCGATATCCATATCAATGGACTGGAAGGCCCCTATACCATGGTATTGATAGACGGTATGCCCATTGTCAGCAGCCTTGGATCGGTATATGGTCTGTCCGGCATTCCCAATTCCCTGGTGGAGCGGATAGAAGTGGTGAAAGGCCCGGCTTCCTCCCTCTATGGTTCTGAGGCCATCGGCGGGCTGATCAATGTGATCACCAAAAATCCACTCAAAGCGCCCCAGCTGGCATTGGACCTGTCCACCACTACCTGGAACGAGGTCAATGCCGATGTGGCTGTTAAATTCAGGCCTTTTGAAAAGACCACCAGCCTGCTGGGGGTGAATTATTTCAACTTCTCCAACCGGGTGGATAAGAACAACGATAATTTTACCGATGTCACCCTGCAGCACCGCATTGCGTTCTTTAATAAATACAGTTGGGAGCGAAAGGACAACAGGCAGGCTAATTTTGCAGCCCGCTATGTGTATGAGGACCGCTGGGGCGGGGATATGCGCTGGACAAAGGAATTCCGCGGCGGCGATAGTCTTTATGGGGAAAGTATCTATACCTCGCGCCTGGAGCTGATAGGTAACTATCAGTTACCTGTACACGAAAAGATATTGTTTTCCTGGTCGTACAACAACCATGTGCAAAGATCAGCCTATGGCGATATGCTCTTCAATGCCCGGCAGCAGGTTGGTTTTGGCCAGCTGACCTGGGACAAGACACTTGGCCGGCATGATCTGCTGGCCGGCGCCGTGTTGCGCCATACCTGGTATGACGACAATACCACGGCCACCCTGGATACCTTAACCCAGGCCAACGCTCCTTCCCGCGCAACTTTGCCGGGTGTGCTGCTGCAGGATGAGTTCAGTCTGACCGGCTCCAGCAAACTGCTGGCCGGTATCCGCTGGGATCATCACCCGGTACATGGGCATATTTTTACGCCACGTATTGCCTGGAAGCTGTCGGTCAACAGCAATGATGTGCTGCGCCTCAATGCCGGTACGGGTTTCCGCGTGGTGAATATTTTCACGGAAGACCATGCCGCCCTCACCGGCGCCAGGGATGTGGAGATACTGTCTGAGCTGAAGCCTGAGCGCAGTTATAATGTGAACCTCAACTACGTGAAAAAGATCTATACCCGGGCTGCCTGGGTCAACCTGGATGCCAGTACCTGGTATACGCATTTTACCAACCGCATCATACCGGATTATATGACTGATCCCAACAAGATCATCTATGATAACCTGGCTGGCTATTCGCTGTCCTATGGCGCCAGTCTGAATACCGAGTTTGGTTTTACCAATGGCCTGCGGGGGCATGTAGGCTTCACCTTTCAGCAGGTGAGCCTGGTAGACCGGGATGGGCAGGGCAAGCGCCGGGAGCAGCGGCAGCTGCTAACTGAAAAATGGAGCGGTAACTGGTCCCTGTCGTACGCACTGCCATGGGGAGGCTTCTCGGTGGATTATACCGGTAATATCTATGGCCCAATGTTGCTGCCGCTGCTGTCCGACCGGGATCCCAGGCCGGGTCAGTCGCCGATATGGAGTATCCAGAATATCCAGGTCACCAAAAAGCTCGGCAGCGGCGTGGAACTCTATGGCGGCATCAAGAATCTGCTCAACTGGACGCCGGCTAAGAACGTGCCTTTCCTGATTGCCAGGGCGAATGATCCGTTTGATAAAGACGCAGCATCGGATCCATACGGCCTTACGTTTGATCCCAACTATGTGTATGCACCCAACCAGGGCATGCGCGGCTTTGCAGGCATCCGCTGGACCCTTGCACCGTAAGGCTACTTCGTAGTTTTTCGTTATCAACATTGTTGATAAGATAAGGTTGGTGGGTATCTTGTGGATAAAAGGGATTTGTATTATCCTTGTGCGAAATCTAACCCAATGAAGAATGTAGCTACCCTGATCGTGGCCGTTATGGTCATGTTTACTTCGCACGCCCAGCTGGCGTTGCTC from Candidatus Pseudobacter hemicellulosilyticus encodes the following:
- a CDS encoding heavy metal-associated domain-containing protein → MTHQYLVKGISCAGCIDNVTKALLNVPGVLSATVQKEAPQATVTMEQPIDTSILQEAVKQYGKYELSEN
- a CDS encoding TonB-dependent receptor, with protein sequence MFLCLPAHAEGPRNAYSATDTSIAIRGTIRDKQTAEPLAGAVIAYGSRKALADRNGRFTITLTAATDSLIFSMTGYKGDTLAPAQLTTNLSILLQPTAGLLQDVVVTGTMKAVLKTASPVPVEVYTPQFFRKNPTPTIFDALQLVNGVRPQLNCNICNTGDIHINGLEGPYTMVLIDGMPIVSSLGSVYGLSGIPNSLVERIEVVKGPASSLYGSEAIGGLINVITKNPLKAPQLALDLSTTTWNEVNADVAVKFRPFEKTTSLLGVNYFNFSNRVDKNNDNFTDVTLQHRIAFFNKYSWERKDNRQANFAARYVYEDRWGGDMRWTKEFRGGDSLYGESIYTSRLELIGNYQLPVHEKILFSWSYNNHVQRSAYGDMLFNARQQVGFGQLTWDKTLGRHDLLAGAVLRHTWYDDNTTATLDTLTQANAPSRATLPGVLLQDEFSLTGSSKLLAGIRWDHHPVHGHIFTPRIAWKLSVNSNDVLRLNAGTGFRVVNIFTEDHAALTGARDVEILSELKPERSYNVNLNYVKKIYTRAAWVNLDASTWYTHFTNRIIPDYMTDPNKIIYDNLAGYSLSYGASLNTEFGFTNGLRGHVGFTFQQVSLVDRDGQGKRREQRQLLTEKWSGNWSLSYALPWGGFSVDYTGNIYGPMLLPLLSDRDPRPGQSPIWSIQNIQVTKKLGSGVELYGGIKNLLNWTPAKNVPFLIARANDPFDKDAASDPYGLTFDPNYVYAPNQGMRGFAGIRWTLAP